The following proteins are co-located in the Phocoena phocoena chromosome 1, mPhoPho1.1, whole genome shotgun sequence genome:
- the TAL1 gene encoding T-cell acute lymphocytic leukemia protein 1, producing the protein MTERPPSEAARSDPPLDGRDAAEARMAPPHLVLLNGVAKETSRAAPAEPPVIELGARGGGPGGGPAGGGGAARDLKGRDAAAAEARHRVPTTELCRPPGPAPASAPAELPGDGRMVQLSPPALAAPAAPGRALLYSLSQPLASLGSGFFGEPDAFPMFATNNRVKRRPSPYEMEITDGPHTKVVRRIFTNSRERWRQQNVNGAFAELRKLIPTHPPDKKLSKNEILRLAMKYINFLAKLLNDQEEEGSQRAKPGKDPAVGAGGGGGGGGGAAPPDELLQDVLSPNSSCGSSLDGAASPDSYTEEPAPKHTARSLHPAMLPAADGAGPR; encoded by the exons ATGACGGAGCGTCCGCCGAGCGAGGCGGCACGCAGTGACCCCCCGCTAGACGGACGGGACGCGGCCGAGGCCCGCATGGCCCCCCCGCACCTGGTCCTGCTGAACGGCGTCGCCAAGGAGACGAGCCGCGCGGCCCCGGCGGAGCCCCCGGTCATCGAGCTGGGCGCGCGCGGCGGCGGCCCGGGGGGCGGCCCCGCCGGTGGGGGCGGCGCCGCGCGAGACTTAAAGGGCCGCGACGCGGCGGCTGCCGAAGCGCGCCATCGGGTACCCACCACCGAGCTGTGCAGACCTCCTGGGCCCGCGCCCGCCTCGGCCCCCGCAGAGCTGCCCGGCGACGGCCGCATGGTGCAGTTGAGCCCGCCCGCGCTGgcggcccccgccgcccccggccGCGCGCTGCTCTACAGCCTCAGCCAGCCGCTGGCTTCTCTCGGCAG TGGGTTCTTTGGGGAGCCAGATGCCTTCCCTATGTTTGCCACCAACAACCGAGTGAAGAGGAGACCCTCCCCTTATGAGATGGAGATTACTGATG GTCCCCACACCAAAGTCGTACGGCGCATCTTCACCAACAGCCGGGAGCGATGGCGGCAGCAGAACGTAAACGGGGCCTTCGCTGAGCTCCGCAAGCTGATCCCCACGCATCCCCCAGACAAGAAGCTCAGCAAGAATGAGATCCTCCGCCTGGCCATGAAGTACATCAACTTCCTGGCCAAGCTGCTCAATgaccaggaggaggagggcagccAGCGGGCCAAACCCGGCAAGGACCCTGCGGTGGGGGCTGGTGGAGGGGGTGGTGGCGGAGGGGGCGCTGCACCTCCAGATGAACTCCTGCAGGACGTGCTGTCCCCGAACTCCAGCTGTGGTAGCTCCCTGGACGGGGCAGCCAGCCCGGACAGCTACACGGAAGAGCCGGCACCCAAGCACACGGCCCGCAGCCTCCATCCTGCCATGCTGCCCGCCGCGGATGGAGCCGGCCCTCGGTGA